CGCGCTGTGCGACGTGGACGATGAATATGCCGCAAAGACGTTCGCCGCCTATCCGAACGCGGCGCGCTATCGCGATTTCCGCGTGATGTTCGAGAAGGAGGACAAGAACATCGATGCGGTCATCATCGCGACGCCGGACCACACGCACGCGGTAATCGCGATGGCCGCGATGGGCCTGGGCAAGCACGTGTATTGCCAGAAACCTTTGGCGCACAGTCTGCACGAGGTGCGCGCCATCACCGAAACCGCGCGCGAGTGCAAGGTGCAGACGCAGATGGGCAATCAGGGGCATTCTTCGGAGCAGATTCGCCGGTTGTGTGAGTGGATTCAGGACGGCGCCATCGGACCGATTCACGAGGTGCATGCCTGGAGTGACCGGCCCGTCGGCGGCGACCCGTGGTCGGACTTTCCGGTCATGGCGCGTCCAGCGGAGACACCGCCCGTTCCCGAGACGCTTGATTGGGATCTCTGGCTGGGTCCGGCGGAGTTCCGGCCGTATCATCCGATCTACCACCCGATGTCGTGGCGCGGCTGGTTCGCGTTTGGCACGGGCCCCTTGGGAGACATGGGCTGTCACATCCTCGACCCGTCCTTCTGGGCGTTGAATCTCGGGCACCCGGAAAGCGTTCAGGCAACGACCACGCACTACGAGCCTGAAGTGAGCAGCGAGACGTATCCGCGCGCCACGATCGTGCGCTACCGGTTTCCCGCGCGCGGAAACATGCCGCCCGTGAGCCTCACCTGGTATGACGGGCGGCTCCTCCCCCCCATTCCGGATGTCTTCGAGCCGGACCAGCGCCTCGGCGGCAATGGCGCGCTGCTCATTGGCGAGAAGGGCGTCATCATGCACGGTTCGCACGGCGCGGGCGGGCTGCAACTCTTTCCCAAGGCGCTCGCGCGCAACTACAAAGAGCCGCCGCAGACGCTGCCGCGCGTCAAGCCGGGCAATGGCGCTCACGAACAAGATTGGATACGCGCCTGCAAGGACGGCCATCCTGCGAGCGCGAATTTCGAGTACGGCGGCGCGCTGACGGAGATGGTCTTGCTCGGCGTGCTCGCCATGCGCATGAAAGACCGTCGCCTCGAATGGGACGGCGCTTCGCTGCGCATCACGAACGACGATGAGGCCAATCAACTTGTCAACCCGCCCTACCGCGAGGGATGGGCGCTATAGAGCGCGTGAATTGGATTTCGACAACCATTCGACGTGCGAAGCGGACCGGGGACTGCCACAAGCGAGCGAGTCCTCGAAGCGAAACGTGGCTGTCCCCAATTTCACACCTCATCGTCTTGACGGTGGGGAACAGGCGCGTCTCGCCCGGGAAGCGCACGGTCGCTTGTGCTAGTCCCCGAACTCCTCAAGGCAGAGGGGGCGCCGTTTCTGCGGTGCCGATGCGCGTAGTTGACAAATCTGCAGTGGTACTGCGGAAAATCTGCAACGCCAAGCCGCATACTGATAGGGAATTCGACGTCCGCGAATCACAATGGCAATTGCAGCAACGTTCTTACTTCGATCTCCCGAGTACTTCATGAAGGCTGCCAATACCAATTGCCTTCACGCCTGGTTTTAGTGCTCCAAGTTCCGTTTTCGTCCCGCTTGGCTGATGCACGACGTAACCGTGAGTCGTGTATTTGCTCATGCCGCGGGCGAGCCGTGTGATGGGCCCAGCCATGTCGGGCGTGGGTGTGCGCGAGGCCTTGGCTTCGATCAAGGCGAATTTGCCAGTGCCCACGGGAACCACAAAGTCGACTTCCAGGCCTTGCTGGTCGCGGAAGCAATAAAGCGCTTTCGCGTGGCCGGAGTGCACCTGTTGTTTTACGATTTCCGCAGCGACAAACCCCTCGAATACCGGGCCGTGGAAGACAGATTCCCGCAGCGATTTCTCTGAGGTCACTCCGAGTAGATGGCAAAGCACGCCAGAGTCCACAAAGTAGACTTTCGGCGATTTAACAATACGCTTTCCGAAGTTCTCGTAGAACGGCGGTACGAGAATGATTTGTCCCGTAATCTCCAATATGCTCAACCACTGCGTAATTGTCGGCACGGAAACACCCAAAGGCGCGGCAAACTCGGTCTTGTTCAACATCTGTCCGCACCGGCTTGCCAAGAGCGCAAGAAAACGCCGGAACGTGCCCAAGTCTCGTATGGAACTTACGGCCCGTACATCGCGTTCAAGATAGGTCTGAACATACGACCGCAGCCAGACCTCCGCGACCGAGGGGCTCTGGATGACTTCAGGAAACCCGCCTTGAACGAGTGATACCTTCGGCGACTCGCGTACCGAGAGGGGCAATAACTGGAAAACGGCGGCCCGGCCCGCCATGGACTCGGTCACACGTTTCATCAGAGGCGCTTCTTGAGACCCGGTAAGCAGCCAGGCGCCCCGTGCCTTACCCTTCAAGTCGATGCGCGAGCGAATGTAATTGAAAAGTTCCGGCACATTCTGTATTTCGTCGAGAATGACTGGGGGCGAAAGTTCATCCAGGAACCCATTCGGGTCGGAACGGACGCGACTTGTAATGTCTGGGTCTTCGAGCAGTACATGCGCCGCCTTTGGAAACAGATGACGCAGGAGGGTCGCCTTGCCCGCGCGGCGCGGACCGGTCAGAATGATTGCCGGGAAGTGGCGCGCAGCCTTCAAGAGGTCCTTTTCCAGAAATCGCGTTACATATCGCATGTTGAGAATTCTAAAGTATCACTTTAGAAAACTCAAGGCCTTCCTGTCGCCATCACGACGACAGGAAGGCCGAGTTTTGCCAAAATTTGTTACGCTTCCTCGACGACCTTGTAGCCCATCGCGTCCGCGAGCGCGAATGCCGGCTCCTTGAGATCGCCGTAGAAGGTGACGCGGTGCCAGCCCCACTGGTCCCACTGCGTGAATAGTTTCTCGATGTCACCGACGGGCTCCGCACACAGCTTGGTGCGGCACGCGCGGTCATCCGGGTCATTATCCACGGCCTTGCCCTGGTGGAAGAGAATTTCCTTACGTTCCGGCGCGATTTCGAGCGTGGTCGTCATGTATCCGACGGGGACCACCGAGCGTACCGACGCGCCCTGCCGGTCTTCCGAATGGCTCATGATCTCGAAGGGGTTTGTGGGACCCTGCGGGCCAAATACGCGGTTGGAGGCTACGCAATGCGCGTAGATGATCTGCCTCTTCGCCGTATCGATGACCGGGTCTGAGATGTAGCCCGGCCGGCCCTGCGTCAGCGCGGTAAAGGCGACCATCGTGGCGGTCGAGCGCACGTCGCACTCGCATGCGCCGATCAAGCCCTCGTTGTTCAGCTCGTGGAAGCCGAGACACGGATACGCGTGAATATGGCCGCCGTAGAAACCGCCAAGGCAGTTGATTGTGATCGCATTGGCTCCATATTTCTTCAATACGGCCTTTTCGCCCAGATACATGGCTGCGGAGGTTTCGAGCGTTTCGCGCGATACCTCCGTGACCGCGGACGCGTTCTTTTCCCACATGTCCGCGACGGCGCGCGCTTCGTCCTTGTCGGCGGATTCCCATGCATCGTTCAGTTCCGAGAACGCGACCCGCGTCACGGGAATGCCTGCGTAGTCGTCGCTGGGGCCGGATTCCTGGTCCCTCACGGCGAGAATACGCGACTCCTTCATCTTCGCCAGACAGTCCGCCGCCGAAAGACACGCCAGCGTGTCGGGCACACATGCGAGATCGCCGACCTTGGGCGTGTTTTCCATGCGGACGCGGGCCGTCGCAGCCACGAAATCGCTTAGGGACCCGCCGCGTTTGACCACGTCAAAGCACTTGACCGCCGCGATGAGGTCTTCCATATTGGAGGAGGCCACAAACCCGACGTTCTGCGCGCCGCCCCGCAGGAATGCGGCCGTGTACACGAGAAAGCCGCCGCTGCCGCCAAACTGGAAGTCGGCATAGAGCACGGGCTTGCCGGAGGTCGCAATCGTTTGAACTACCTGGTTCCACGCGTTCATTTGGTACACGAGGTAACCGTCGATGTTGGCCGAGGCGTCCTCGCTGAGAATGTTCTTGGCTTGTGCCTCGCCCGTTGCCGTCGTGGGAAGAAACTCACAGTCGGGGACGGCATTCGCGAGAGTCGCGTTAATCCGGTCCATCACCGGCCGGAATTCAAACCCGACATTCGGCCAGTCCGGACCGGGTTGCGTTTCCGCGTGCAGCGCGTAAACCACACGGACGCGCGTTTTCCCGCCAGTCTGAGCGGCACGTGCGGGTGCGGGCACCGTCAGCAGGCCCATTGCGCCTGCACACGCGGCGCAACCCGAAGCCAGGAATCCCCGCCTCGTCACCGCACACCCCCCGCAACCAGTCAGCAGATGATTTCCCTTCATGAATATGACCCTTTCCACTTGTGTTCCGCTTACGGCCAACAGCGCGGGCCGCGCCGCACCCATAAATCTACACCCCCGGGGCCTGTATTTTCACATCGGCTTTTTTGCCTTCTTGACATGGGGTGACGCCGTTGAACACCATGCGGCATGGATAAAAAAGGGAGTCTCGCATGATGACACTAGTTCTGCGCACCGTTTGTACCGCCGTTTTCTTCTTTTCCGGATTCTCATGGCTGGCTTTCGGGGACGCCCCGGCGGCGCCGCAGCGGCTCTGGAAACCGGTCGCCGACGAGGTATTCCTCCAGGAGGCCGTGCGGAAGATAGCGGCGGACCAACCCATTGAGGCACTCGCGATTCTCAATGACACGCTGTATGCCGTCCAAGGTGGGGATATCCGCGTGTTGCGTGGTGATGCGCTTCAGGAAACCAAGGGCGCCCCCGCCGGAGTTTACCGGTTGCGCGCTCTGGAAGGCGCGCTGTGGGCCGCCTCGAAAGACGGCGCCTACCGGCTGGAAGATGGTGCTTGGACGTGCGTGGATAAACGGGCCTTTACCGATTTCTGCGCGCACCTCGGAAACGTCTACGGGGCGACTCCCGAGGCGATCTTCCGCTATGAAAACGGTGCGTTCGTGGACGCAAAACCGGGGGGCGGCTATCTGTCCAGTGATTCGACGATGGTCATGGAGGATTTCAGCCAAGTGCTGGCCGACCCGGTCGAGATCGGCCCGATTCAACGAATCGTGTCATACAGCGGCACGCTGTACCTGTTGAATCCCGGCCGGCTTGCGCTTATCGAGGGCGCAACCTTTGTCGAGGACCCCGTGGATTGGGGCGCGATGCCGTCTCGCAACACGCGCGACATGCTCTCGCTGGGCGGTTGTCTTTACGTGGCGACGGACCGCGGGGTGGCGGTGTTGCGCGGCATGGCGCTGACGGCGCTGCAGGGAAAGGACGGTCTGCCCTACGAGGACACAACATGCCTCGCGCAGGGTTTCGATGGCGACCTTTGGATCGGCACGACCCGCGGCGCAATTCGCTGGACAGCGGACGGATTCCATTACTTTGGGGCCGATCACTGGCTGCCTGATGACCACGTTCATGACATCGCGGCCGCCAGTCACGTGGTCTACATCGCGACGGGCAAGGGCCTCAGCATTCTCTCCTATGAGCCCTATACGCTCCTGAAAAAGGCGGCCTATTACGAACGCGAACTCGAAGAATGGGGACATAAACGGCTCGGGTTCGTGCACAAGCTGTACTGGAGCGATGCGGAGAACGGCTGGATTCGCGAGGTCAGCGATAACGACGGCGGCCACACGGCGCATTATTTGGCGGCCATGTCGTACAAGTTTGCGGCAACCGGCGACGAGCGCGCCCGCGCGGAGGCGGTGGATGCGTTCCTGGCCATGGTCTGGCTGGAGGAAATCACGCCAAAGGAAGGATTCATCGCAAGGTCGATCTGGTCAGTGCAGGGCGACAAGGGGGAACGGGGCCGGCACGGCTCGGGGGGCCTGCCCGCGAAGTGGTACCCCACGGACGACGGGCTCTGGTACTGGAAAGGCGACACTTCGAGCGATGAAGTGAACGGGCACATGTACTCCGTTTCCATTTTCCACGACCTCGTGGCGCAGGGACCGGAAAAGGAGCGCGCCGCGCGGCACATCGCGCGTATTGCGGCGCATATCATGGACAACGGCTGGGTGCTCCGGGACATGGACGGAAAACCCACGCGCTGGGGCCGCTGGGACCCCGATTACCTGCTGCGTCCGTACGGCTTCGAAGCGCGCGGCTTGAACGGGTTGGAGGCGCAGACGTACATGCGCACCGCGTATGCGCTGACCTCCGACCCGAAATTCGAGGAGGGCTACCAGCAACTGCTTCAATGGCGTTACCACACGTATACGGTGCGGCAAAAGCTGACCTTCCCGCCGGAATCCGTGGTGCCTTGGGACGACGAACTGGCATTCCGCTGCTACCATCCCTTGTTGCAGTACACGACCGACCCGGACATGCGGTCGATCTATCTGCGCAGCCTCGAGCGAAGCTGGGAAGTGATGCGCATGCAGCACCTGCCGTTCTTTAACTTCACGTATGGTGCGCTGACCGGCAACGACTGCGAGGTTGGGCAGGCGGTGAAGCACCTGCGCGAGTGGCCGCTCGATGTGGTCAGCCACAGCTTCCGCAATTCGCACCGTCACGACCTCTTCGCCGAGCCAGGCTACGTGCCCTACTGTGGCGGAACGCGCGCCATGTCGCCACGCGACACGGCCTGCGACTGGGGCGGCAGAACCATGCTCGAGTACGACGGTGGCGGCGGCGGACGCGCCATCGTGCCGCCCGTGTGCTGGCTCGAAGACTACTGGATGGGCCGCTATTACGGCATGATCGAAGCCCCGACTGTAACAGACAACGCCTTGACCGAGGTTCCGCCCGCGACGGGACAACACATGGGCGCGGCGCCTTATGACGGGTCGCCGCGGCCCGGTGGTCTGATTCCAGAAGGATCCTGACACGGCACAGGACATAGTCCGCGCTTCATAGACGGGAAAGGGCTGCTGCACATGCGAATGACTCTGGGCCATCTCATACTGGCAGGTTTGATGAGTGTCTCATCGACCCGAGCAGGCGAGTTCGCCGCGGCGGGTGAGGCCGACCTCTCGAGCGCCGTCCTTCTAACGCCGGACAACATGGAACCGCGCCAGCGCAAAGCGGCCGCCATGCTGCTTGACGAGGTTGAGCGCCGTTCCGGCATACGCTGGCCCGAAACGCACGCTTGGCCCGCCGAAGGGCAGACGGTAGTCGCTCTCGGGCTCGCAACGGCTCTGAGCGCGTTTCCAGCCGCGGCGACGGCCGTCAATACCGCGCCCGAGGGTTACACGATCCGCAGCGGCAAAGGCGTTGTTGTTGTCGCTGGCAACGACACGCGCGGCGTCC
The genomic region above belongs to Candidatus Hydrogenedentota bacterium and contains:
- a CDS encoding Gfo/Idh/MocA family oxidoreductase, yielding ALCDVDDEYAAKTFAAYPNAARYRDFRVMFEKEDKNIDAVIIATPDHTHAVIAMAAMGLGKHVYCQKPLAHSLHEVRAITETARECKVQTQMGNQGHSSEQIRRLCEWIQDGAIGPIHEVHAWSDRPVGGDPWSDFPVMARPAETPPVPETLDWDLWLGPAEFRPYHPIYHPMSWRGWFAFGTGPLGDMGCHILDPSFWALNLGHPESVQATTTHYEPEVSSETYPRATIVRYRFPARGNMPPVSLTWYDGRLLPPIPDVFEPDQRLGGNGALLIGEKGVIMHGSHGAGGLQLFPKALARNYKEPPQTLPRVKPGNGAHEQDWIRACKDGHPASANFEYGGALTEMVLLGVLAMRMKDRRLEWDGASLRITNDDEANQLVNPPYREGWAL
- a CDS encoding ATP-binding protein; protein product: MRYVTRFLEKDLLKAARHFPAIILTGPRRAGKATLLRHLFPKAAHVLLEDPDITSRVRSDPNGFLDELSPPVILDEIQNVPELFNYIRSRIDLKGKARGAWLLTGSQEAPLMKRVTESMAGRAAVFQLLPLSVRESPKVSLVQGGFPEVIQSPSVAEVWLRSYVQTYLERDVRAVSSIRDLGTFRRFLALLASRCGQMLNKTEFAAPLGVSVPTITQWLSILEITGQIILVPPFYENFGKRIVKSPKVYFVDSGVLCHLLGVTSEKSLRESVFHGPVFEGFVAAEIVKQQVHSGHAKALYCFRDQQGLEVDFVVPVGTGKFALIEAKASRTPTPDMAGPITRLARGMSKYTTHGYVVHQPSGTKTELGALKPGVKAIGIGSLHEVLGRSK